CAGTGATGATGATGACGATGATGAGGAGGATATTTAAATGGCAAAGATTTCTAAGAAAACATTAAATAAATCATTTAGAAATTGGTATTATGGACATTTAACATGTTTCTCCCAAGAACACATGCAGACTTTTGGTTATTTGTGTGCCATGTTACCAATTGTTGAAGAATTATATAAAACAAAAGAAGAACAAAAGAAAGCAATGGAAACATATACAGCTTTCTTCAATACAGAACCACAGGTCGGCAGTGTTGTTGTTGGTATCACAGCCAGCTTAGAAGAAGCAAAAGCAAATGGCGCAGACGATATCAACGCAGAAACAATCAATGGTCTTCGTGCAGGTCTTATGGGTCCTCTTGCTGGTATCGGCGATTCTCTCGTTGTAGGTACGTTAATCCCTATCCTGCTCGGCGTGGCAATGGGTCTTTCTTCCGGCGGCTCGCCAATCGGTGCTATTTTCTACATCATTGTATGGAACTTGCTTATCACTTTCGGTATGAGATTTTTATACTTCAAAGGCTATGAACTCGGCGGTAAAGCGATTGATTTCTTAGTCGGCGAACAGGCTACGGCAATCCGTGAATCTATCGTTATGCTCGGTACTATCGTAATCGGCGCCGTTGCTGCAACATGGATTAACATCAAAACAGGCTTCACTATGACGGCAGCCGGTGCGGACAAACCGTTCCTCGTACTGCAAAATACATTGGACGGCGTATTCCCGAACATCTTATCGGCAGCTTTCGTTATCCTGTGCTGGTATCTGATGGCGAAAAGAAAAATGTCGCCGATTATGGTAATGCTGCTTCTCGTAGTGATTGCATTCGTCGGCGTACTTGTAGGCTTCTTCGATACGGGTCTCAGCTATTAATGGTAATTTGTTGAAGGAGGTTTTAGCGTGGACGGCAGAGAGAAACAGGTTTATGTCAATGAAATTAAGTACCAGATAAAAATGCTGAATAATTTAAAAGGCTGGCTTCGAAATCTGATGGTGATTTCTTCCGTAGCACTGCTGCTTATCCTGTTCGGCGGACAGTACAGCGTATTTATTCCGGCGGCAGGAGCTGTAGTCATGGCTGTAAGCATCATCGGCTGCATAGCCGTAGGTCTCGGTCTGAAAAACGGTAGAGCCAATGTCAATAAATTAATCAATTATATAGAAAAATAATATTGCTAAATAGAGCTATGATGATAATCTCCCCACCTAACACTGCATCATAGCTCTTTTTTTAAGAAAGCAAAATCGACTAAAATCGACAGATTGGAGGTCTGGTCATGCAATATAAAATCGTTTTTTCAGATATCGACGGTACAGTGCTCACATCATCGCATCACGTTCTGCCGAGTACGACGCTTGCCGTAAAAGAACTGCTGCAAAAGTCCATCCCCTTTGTACTCGTTTCGGCGCGTATGCCGCAAGCCATACGGACAGTAACAGATGAAATGAATGTGAACATACCGATGATAAGTTACGGCGGAGCGTTAGTTCTGGATGACAGGCAAAATATCCTGTATGACAGAAAAATAAGTGCTGCGGATACGGCGGCCGTCATCAAGGAAATAAAACTGTTCTGGCAAGACAGTGTAGTTATCAACTATTATGCGGGAGACGGCTGGTTTGTAGAAGACACGGAGAATAAAGCAGTTGTCAGAGAGGAGAATATTACCCGCGTAAAAGCACGGCAGGCTGATTTTGCGCAACTGCTGGCAGACGGCGTATTGCCGAACAAACTTTTGTGCATGACCAGTCCGCCTATTTGCGAAATGATGGAAAAAATGCTCGGAGAAATGTTTCCGCAGCTGAAAATAATGCGTTCCAGTCCGATTTTGCTGGAGATAATGGACAAAACCGTATCAAAGGCGGAAGGTATAAAAATCATGCTGGAGCATTTCGGCTTGAAGGCAAATCAGTCCATTGCCTTCGGGGATAATTACAATGATTTGGACATGCTAGAGCTTGCAGGCGTCGGCGTGGCGATGAACAATGCGCCGGACGACGTGAAGAAAACGGCGTCTGCCGTAACGGATGATAATAATCACGACGGCATTTATAAATTTTTACAAAAGATAAAATTAGTGGATTGATGAAAATACCTGTAGCGTATGTTTTTAGAATGAGCTACAGGTATTTTGTATTCATGGAGAAATTTTGAAAAAGTTGCAAAATCATGAAGGAGATTGAAAATTTTTGCCGAAATTGTCTGTGTGAGTTAATTTATTCACAAAGTAGTACATAATAATTCTTAGAAAGAAGGCGGGAGATTTTACATGTAACGATTAATGAAATTTATGTATGTATACGATATATGTATACATAGAGAGAAAAGGGAGGATTTTTTATGAACGGTGTACATCTCGTAATAATTACAGCGTGTGTACTTATTTTAGCTTATCGTTTTTACGGTGCATTCATTGCTGCCAAAGTATTGACTTTGAACCAGTACAATGTACCGCCGTCTATTCGCCTGGAAGATGGTCATGACTATGTGCCGACGAATAAATGGGTTGTGTTCGGTCATCATTTTGCCGCTATTGCGGGGGCAGGTCCGCTTGTCGGTCCGGT
The window above is part of the Megamonas hypermegale genome. Proteins encoded here:
- a CDS encoding Cof-type HAD-IIB family hydrolase codes for the protein MQYKIVFSDIDGTVLTSSHHVLPSTTLAVKELLQKSIPFVLVSARMPQAIRTVTDEMNVNIPMISYGGALVLDDRQNILYDRKISAADTAAVIKEIKLFWQDSVVINYYAGDGWFVEDTENKAVVREENITRVKARQADFAQLLADGVLPNKLLCMTSPPICEMMEKMLGEMFPQLKIMRSSPILLEIMDKTVSKAEGIKIMLEHFGLKANQSIAFGDNYNDLDMLELAGVGVAMNNAPDDVKKTASAVTDDNNHDGIYKFLQKIKLVD
- a CDS encoding PTS system mannose/fructose/sorbose family transporter subunit IID; amino-acid sequence: MAKISKKTLNKSFRNWYYGHLTCFSQEHMQTFGYLCAMLPIVEELYKTKEEQKKAMETYTAFFNTEPQVGSVVVGITASLEEAKANGADDINAETINGLRAGLMGPLAGIGDSLVVGTLIPILLGVAMGLSSGGSPIGAIFYIIVWNLLITFGMRFLYFKGYELGGKAIDFLVGEQATAIRESIVMLGTIVIGAVAATWINIKTGFTMTAAGADKPFLVLQNTLDGVFPNILSAAFVILCWYLMAKRKMSPIMVMLLLVVIAFVGVLVGFFDTGLSY